From the genome of Bombus fervidus isolate BK054 chromosome 19, iyBomFerv1, whole genome shotgun sequence, one region includes:
- the Dnapol-zeta gene encoding DNA polymerase zeta catalytic subunit isoform X2, with translation MFSINLVTLDSYQSIPLLGVDVTFSDFRGNEIRQVPVIRIFGSTPSGTKTCLHIHGVFPYMYIPCTINNNVNSYMYKLAAAIDSAINVSLGSAISNTQHVYKIQQVSGIPLYGYHEKEHLFLKIYFYNPAMIKRAADLLQNGVILGQSLQPHEAHIPFILQFMIDYNLYGMSLINLKDVKFRQCIHTKLEENSENESPLNLFDSQKYLPAFIVKQSTCKLEVDAQACEILNRQEIQNDLDLNPGIAAIWNEEKHRREAKNLENVESQFLYSNTSNRIYDLTENDIYQKERLRKKLQSISQISEDITSKTSKIHNYPLEVDNENNSFSASYVPNHFKSLMLNKETKDETFLNNSLLEFDNFEIKENLPQDKTIENTILDSEDMYLVEILADLREENEEEKIIDNDSMLGSQFSMLNNEIKVDNEDDEIEDLNITSLDLSLSSWNSVITEIESKMTEDNKQTNDITEHNAESTSSRDVPQYDGPSDLVLKNKKQLIWQLTRNKIKEGKKACTKLDKFALHFNSNIILNELKFINIPINLNLLQNQLMTPQGTIFDIKLSKYFTFYQKQSREFESKRRKTSQTTEKKLSYYKDINIYKLDHKDLDVYDIDEIEYTLHKCKNLKNSVDFENNPNESYIMNSVLNKLNIPALDGNADNSSSDSEVDQDTTINKEEKRICIYKSNTKFKSDKSVVNISLIKRRLELEDSNLQSPHKRRNTIGNYLPNEPYHTPTKAKLIHGPCSVSKKYSSLDIKIMSPKRDKNIRNNESCSSGFNCNTLKRNNQHLFRDKIDNLALEENQAFFSHDETSNISKTGSIILKCKDSSNVHEELINFEKEDNVLKTNFETQIIPKNNKQVCKKLSFMNINNEEISSVKDNIYFENLSLTKEIIDNIHKSNDSISISIANSNCHGNSIKLHTRENEKVNYEYNLPSTSRDNVNLYLDNTSDQMSLIHKNIDEDEDEEDVCNMTYTQYLNGKLESESNSPNIMALKDISGIETKFITITSKFNSPSRERIINSMKMYMLESKFYSLFFSNKVDLIKFKQRKNLSNNGIYKVIPFKCSLDRVTGIKLWRRVRINEFYPSGSSIKSCNIKRVLAGYNALIIHPLIQPPTSKNVKTWLQAKKHLLKKNNNHEVKDNIDIPRDIKESNILNKILTNNRYMKSQCSDSSEHSSKSNNSFNSSLQKMLENPLLYKNNDTPQYLGISYGQIEYTLKDHSNNIENENRQNAKGLTVHQYLTILAVEIHVITRDKFLPDPNHDPIGAIFYAIHNDVPLSSKTEQIEHGAILVSPLTQNTKVKNIHSANTCTTSYVSTEEDLLNSLIILVRHCDPDILIGWEIESLSWGYIFHRASHIGLKDFMWQISRIPTAPPISKGQASDKDNFSDAKISGRIILDVWRIMRHEIALLNYTFENVMYHVMRERVSCPTFQILTNWWNHNSVTIRWRVITHYVIRIVGTLRILIHLDIIGRTCEHARLFGIQFYEVFSRGSQFRVESMMLRLAKPLNYISVSPSIQQRAQMRAPESLPLIMEPQSTLYTDPLIVLDFQSLYPSIIIAYNYCFSTCLGRVEHIGHYEPYEFGATTLKIKKDTAKKLFGKINFAPCGVAFVKPEIRTGILPRMLTEILNTRLMVKKSMKLHGNENHALQRILHSQQLGLKLIANVTYGYTAANFSGRMPCIEIGDSVVSKGRETLERAIKIVESTPKWGAEVVYGDTDSLFILLRGKSREEAFAIGAEIADTVTAANPPPVKLKFEKVLQPSILQTKKRYCGYMYESPEQKEPEYLAKGIETVRRDGCPAVTKILEKTLKILFDTKDLSLVKQYVTRQFDKILRKRISIEDLTFAKEFRGLNGYKISACVPALELTRRLMRKDPRAIPRTGERVRYIIVAGAPNQPLIQCVRTPTEVILDGSLSPNSIYYITKVIIPPLNRCLNLVSVDANTWYTEMIHRQTPDKIVNLCANNQKLTIRQFFNTVVCAVCENQTQKDICMNCMAKPSQTITILHEKLRWLERTHHELTMICQSCTGYLDDPKCESLDCPVLYRLMQARRDLVQIPYLNNIISNM, from the exons ATGTTCTCAATTAATTTGGTAACTTTAGATAGTTATCAGTCAATTCCACTATTAGGAGTAGATGTAACATTTTCAGACTTTCGAGGAAATGAAATTAGACAAGTCCCGGTTATCAGGATATTTGGATCTACTCCTTCTG GAACAAAAACATGTTTACATATACATGGAGTATTcccatatatgtacataccatgtacaataaataataatgttaatagTTATATGTACAAATTGGCAGCAGCAATAGATTCTGCAATAAATGTATCTTTGGGATCTGCAATATCTAATACTCAGcatgtttataaaattcaacaaGTTTCTGGAAt TCCCCTTTACGGATATCATGAAAAGGAacatttgtttttaaaaatttacttttacaatCCAGCTATGATCAAACGAGCAGCTGATTTATTACAA aaTGGAGTAATTCTTGGTCAAAGTTTACAACCACATGAAGCACATATACcttttattttgcaatttatgATTGATTATAATCTATATGGTATGAGTTTAATAAACTTAAAAGATGTTAAATTTAGGCAATGCATACAtacaaaattagaagaaaattcagaaaatGAGAGtccattaaatttatttgattcaCAAAAATACCTCCCAGCATTTATTGTTAAACAAAGCACCTGCAAATTAGAAGTAGATGCACAAGCATGTGAAATACTCAATAGACAAGAAATTCAAAATGATTTGGATCTAAATCCTGGTATTGCAGCCATTTGGAATGAAGAAAAACATAGAAGAGAAGCAAAAAATTTAGAGAATGTTGAATCACAATTTTTGTATTCTAATACTAGTAACAGAATTTATGATTTAACAGAGAATGATATTTATCAGAAAGAAAGATTAAGGAAAAAATTGCAGTCTATATCACAG ATCAGTGAAGATATAACTTCAAAAACATCAAAAATACACAATTATCCTTTAGAAGTGGATAATGAAAATAACTCATTTAGTGCTTCATATGTTCCaaatcattttaaatcattaatgctaaataaagaaactaaagatgaaacatttttaaataatagtttattagaatttgataactttgagataaaagaaaatttacctCAAGAtaaaacaatagaaaataCTATTT tGGACTCTGAAGATATGTATTTGGTTGAAATATTGGCTGATttaagagaagaaaatgaagaagagaaaattatagataatGATAGCATGTTAGGTTCTCAATTTTCTATGttgaataatgaaattaaagtgGATAATGAAGATGATGAAATTGAAGATTTGAACATTACAAGTTTGGATTTGAGCCTTAGTTCGTGGAACTCAGTTATCACTGAAATTGAAAGTAAGATGACAGAAgataacaaacaaacaaatgaTATAACTGAACATAATGCTGAAAGTACTTCTTCAAGAGATGTTCCTCAATATGATGGCCCAAGTGAtttagttttaaaaaataaaaagcaattaATATGGCAGCTtactagaaataaaataaaggagGGAAAGAAAGCATGTACAAAATTGGATAAATTTGCACTACATTTcaatagtaatataatattaaatgaattaaaatttataaatattccaataaatCTTAATCTTTTACAAAATCAGTTAATGACTCCACAAGGAactatatttgatattaaattatctaaatattttacattttatcagAAACAATCTCGAGAATTTGAAAGTAAACGTAGAAAAACGTCACAAACTACTGAAAAAAAGTTGTCatattataaagatataaatatttataaattagatCACAAAGATTTAGATGTTTATGATATAGATGAGATCGAATATACATTACACaagtgtaaaaatttaaaaaattcagtaGATTTTGAAAACAATCCTAATGAATCATATATCATGAATagtgttttaaataaattaaacatacCTGCACTTGATGGTAATGCTGATAATAGTTCCAGTGATTCTGAGGTAGATCAGGATACTACCATTAACAAGGAAGAAAAGCgcatttgtatttataagtcaaatacaaaatttaaaagtgaCAAGAGTGTTGTTAATATTTCACTGATAAAACGAAGGCTTGAATTGGAAGATTCTAATTTGCAATCTCCTCATAAGCGACGTAATACCATTGGAAATTATTTACCAAATGAACCATATCATACTCCAACTAAAGCAAAATTGATACATGGCCCATGTTCTGTctcaaaaaaatattcttcgcttgatataaaaataatgtctccaaaaagagataaaaatattagaaataatgaATCTTGTAGTTCAGGATTTAATTGTAATACTTTGAAACGAAATAATCAACATTTATTTCGTgataaaatagataatttaGCTTTAGAGGAAAATCAAG CATTCTTTTCACATGATGAAACTTCAAATATTAGCAAAACAGGCTCAATTATTCTTAAATGCAAAGACAG TTCAAATGTACATGaagagttaattaattttgaaaaagaagataatgtattaaaaacaaattttgaaacaCAAATTATTCCTAAAAATAACAAACAggtttgtaaaaaattaagttttatgaatattaataatgaagAAATTAGTTCTGTAAaggataatatatatttcgaaaACTTATCTCTAACAAAAGAAATCAtagataatatacataaaagcaATGATTCCATTAGCATTTCCATAGCGAATTCTAACTGTCatggaaattctataaaaCTACACACAAGAGAGAATGAAAAAGtcaattatgaatataatttaccAAGTACATCCAGAGATAACGTCAATTTGTACTTAGACAATACTTCAGACCAAATGTcattaatacataaaaatatagatgaagatgaagatgaagaagacGTTTGTAATATGACATATACACAATACCTTAATGGAAAATTAGAATCAGAATCAAATAGCCCAAATATCATGGCACTAAAAGATATAAGTGGTATAGAAACTAAGTTTATTACTATtacaagtaaatttaattcacCAAGCAGAGAAAGAATCATAAATTCTATGAAGATGTATATGTTAGAATCAAAATTctattcattatttttcagCAACAAAGttgatttgataaaatttaagcaaagaaaaaatttaagtAATAATGGTATTTACAAAGTAATTCCATTTAAATGTAGTTTAGATAGAGTTACAGGTATTAAACTCTGGCGTCGAGTgcgaataaatgaattttatccTTCTGGATCAAGTATAAAGTCTTGCAATATAAAGAGAGTTCTTGCAGGATATAATGCATTAATAATTCATCCTCTTATTCAGCCACCAACAtcgaaaaatgttaaaacttGGTTACAAGCTAAAAAGCATTTATTAAAGAAGAACAATAATCATGAAGTAAAagataatattgatattccAAGAGATATAAAAGAAAGCAATATTCTGAACAAAATACTTACTAATAATCGATATATGAAATCACAGTGTTCTGACAGTTCAGAGCATTCAAGCAAATCTAATAATAGTTTTAATTCTTCTTTACAAAAAATGCTTGAAAATCCATTACTATACAAGAATAATGATACACCACAATATCTAGGTATTTCATATGGACAAATTGAATATACTCTAAAAGACCAtagtaataatattgaaaatgaaaatcgtcAAAATGCCAAAGGCCTAACTGTG CATCAATATCTGACAATATTAGCAGTAGAaatacacgttattacacGTGATAAATTTCTCCCTGATCCAAACCATGATCCAATTGGAGCAATATTCTATGCTATTCATAATGATGTTCCATTATCTTCAAAAACTGAACAAATAGAGCATG GTGCTATTCTTGTAAGTCCATTGACCCaaaatacaaaagtaaaaaatatacattcagCTAATACATGTACTACATCATATGTATCAACTGAAGAGGATTTACTAAATAGTCTTATAATATTAGTTAGACACTGTGATCCAGATATTTTAATTGGTTGGGAGATTGAGTCTCTTTCATGGGGATATATCTTTCATAGAGCTTCTCATATTGGTCTAAAAGATTTTATGTGGCAAATTTCAAGAATTCCAACTGCTCCTCCAATATCTAAAGGACAAGCATCTGATAAAGATAATTTCAGTGATGCAAAAATCTCAGGTCGAATTATCCTTGATGTTTGGAGAATAATGAGACATGAAATagcattattaaattatacatttgagaacgttatgtatcatgtAATGCGTGAAAGAGTGTCATGTCCTACTTTTCAGATTTTAACTAATTGGTGGAATCATAACAGTGTAACAATACGATGGAGAGTTATTACTCATTATGTCATACGAATTGTGGGTACATTACGAATATTAATCCATCTTGATATTATTG GTCGAACTTGTGAACATGCACGACTTTTCggaatacaattttatgaagTTTTTTCAAGAGGTTCTCAGTTTCGAGTTGAATCAATGATGTTGAGGCTTGCAAAACctttgaattatatttcagTTTCACCCTCTATACAACAAAGAGCCCAAATGCGCGCACCTGAATCTCTACCACTTATTATGGAACCACAGTCCACATTATACACTGATCCATTGATTGTCCTGGATTTTCAAAGTTTATATCCAAGCATTATTATTGCTTATAACTATTGCTTCTCTACATGTTTAGGTCGTGTAGAGCACATTGGCCA tTATGAACCATATGAGTTTGGTGCAActacattaaaaataaaaaaagatactgCTAAGAAActatttggaaaaataaattttgcacCCTGTGGTGTAGCTTTTGTAAAACCAGAAATAAGAACGGGAATATTACCGCGTATGCttacagaaattttaaatactcgATTAATGGTAAAAAAATCTATGAAACTTCATGGGAATGAAAATCACGCATTACAACGTATTCTTCATTCACAACAATTAGGGCTTAAGTTAATTGCAAATGTTACTTATGGTTATACAGCTGCTAATTTTAGTGGCAGAATGCCTTGTATTGAA ataGGGGACAGCGTTGTTAGTAAAGGAAGGGAAACATTAGAACGAGCAATTAAAATAGTAGAATCTACACCTAAATGGGGAGCTGAAGTTGTTTATGGTGATACAGattcattatttattcttttacgtGGAAAATCAAGAGAAGAAGCATTTGCAATAGGAGCTGAAATTGCTGATACTGTTACTGCAGCTAATCCTCCTCCTGTAAAACTTAAATTTGAGAAAGTTTTGCAACCATCAATATTACAA ACTAAAAAAAGATACTGTGGTTATATGTATGAGTCTCCAGAACAGAAAGAACCTGAATATTTAGCAAAAGGTATTGAAACTGTTCGTAGAGATGGTTGTCCAGCTGTAACTAAG atacttgaaaaaacattgaaaatccTATTTGATACAAAGGATCTCTCTTTAGTAAAACAATATGTTACTAgacaatttgataaaattttacgtAAAAGAATATCAATTGAAGATTTAACATTTGCAAAGGAATTTCGTGGCTTGAATGGTTACAAAATCAGTGCTTGTGTACCTGCATTGGAGTTAACACGAAGATTGATGCGCAAAGATCCACGGGCGATACCTCGTACTGGCGAAAGAGTACGATATATTATAGTGGCTGGAGCCCCAAATCAGCCACTAATTCAGTGTGTACGAACTCCAACAGAAGTAATTTTAGATGGAAGTTTAAGTCCAAATTCGATATACTACATAACAAAAGTTATTATACCACCACTTAATCGGTGTTTAAATTTAGTCAGCGTTGATGCTAATACATG GTATACAGAAATGATCCATCGCCAAACACCTGATAAAATAGTTAATTTATGTGCGAACAATCAGAAGCTAACTAttcgacaattttttaatactgtTGTATGTGCTGTCTGTGAAAATCAAACGcaaaaagatatttgtatGAATTGCATGGCAAAGCCAAGTCAAACAATTACTATTCTACATGAAAAGTTAAGATGGTTAGAACGTACTCATCATGAACTTACTATg aTATGTCAATCTTGTACTGGCTACTTAGATGACCCGAAATGTGAATCTTTAGATTGCCCGGTTTTATATCGATTGATGCAAGCTCGAAGAGATCTCGTTCAAATAccttatttaaataatattattagtaataTGTAA